A stretch of Frankiaceae bacterium DNA encodes these proteins:
- a CDS encoding CDP-alcohol phosphatidyltransferase family protein → MTGVTGAAADAGDAPVSDRVLTVPNVLSFLRLLGVPLFLWLLLGPEADGWAIVVLAASGWTDYFDGKIARKYGLISRVGQLLDPLADRLYILTTVLAFTVRGILPLYLTLILLARDVFLAALLPVLKRHGYGPLPVHFMGKAATYNLLFSFPLLLLGAGSNTASDIGRALGWGFAIWGIALYWWAGVLYARQVRLLVRPGSPGGTPPTPGERAAKGALA, encoded by the coding sequence GTGACCGGCGTGACCGGCGCTGCAGCCGACGCAGGCGACGCACCCGTCAGCGACCGCGTCCTCACGGTCCCGAACGTCCTCTCCTTCCTCCGCCTCCTCGGCGTCCCCCTCTTCCTCTGGCTGCTGCTCGGACCCGAGGCCGACGGTTGGGCGATCGTCGTCCTCGCCGCGAGCGGGTGGACCGACTACTTCGACGGCAAGATCGCCCGCAAGTACGGTCTCATCAGCCGCGTCGGGCAACTGCTGGACCCGTTGGCCGACAGGCTCTACATCTTGACGACAGTGTTGGCCTTCACGGTGCGCGGGATTCTTCCTCTCTACCTGACCTTGATACTTTTGGCGCGTGATGTGTTCCTCGCCGCGCTGCTGCCCGTGCTGAAGAGGCACGGGTACGGGCCGCTGCCTGTGCACTTCATGGGCAAGGCGGCGACGTACAACCTGCTGTTCTCGTTCCCGCTGCTGCTGCTCGGCGCGGGGAGCAACACCGCGTCCGACATCGGCCGGGCCCTCGGCTGGGGCTTCGCCATCTGGGGGATCGCGCTCTACTGGTGGGCCGGCGTGCTGTACGCGCGCCAGGTCCGGCTGCTGGTTCGCCCCGGCTCGCCCGGGGGTACGCCACCCACGCCGGGCGAGCGCGCGGCGAAGGGAGCGTTGGCGTGA